A portion of the Lujinxingia litoralis genome contains these proteins:
- a CDS encoding TIGR03986 family type III CRISPR-associated RAMP protein, with the protein MAADKGILRLSKKGAVQIEFVSKKGKTVLANAAQDQLSHTLRTRLNELDGQEVEFERVGGQPKRIREVGGAFVTAYASGDSNGGGRGKPRRSTRSQRHSGSDSQKRNIKTRHFHNPYNFVPAPPRDTLDPELGDHPPVSQDSFEPALYTGRIGIRLVAKTPLLVPDIENAQESPNGHKTFPLLLSTDGKPSIPASGIRGMLRSAYEAITNSRFGTFSNELRSRLAFRMNASDGLRLIPARVESGEIRLMTGVSKIARDGQLDQGDPQYAAWLGRYRNGQLDSRAMRYPDGSLPAHGDAVECWLERFQHHRWNRRRKRHTKDFQYVKVRAIIRQGEQLGAMPEPSQGAQVRGRSWHEPLGSPLIRVKGWVCITNANINRKHDERVFFSSDTSHTPNTFSLKNSHRDLWRELIQNYQSIHQDDLRRRRQNGQAFDEYLGREPGKTGWSRHIYTSSDVDLKDGTLCYVRLNDQQTDVEAIFPVMIARELYPVSPWELLPASLRPATSLDELSPADRVFGWVRAKRGAQGAGAVRGLLRVGPVTCMSAVEDAVETFPHPGVPLAILSAPKPQQGRFYVARDSSGEAQKDSLAKNKSGYSRGKGLRGRKVYPHQRSLSQAHWQEPLEDRTQTGIGSPAHYQEYRRPQRGGEEQRDDQNRSILGWVKPGAEFRFDIHVHNLSRVELGALVWLLSLPSEYFLRFGGGKPFGFGSVRLEVDTFDVRSGDNLRNHYSSWMVDSVGTNVHQVSKEAFQRAILQIYSTDGQTNVDEVSFIKAFLTACRGHKDNLPTHYPRATVEGLPGPPNPAGESFKWFVANERQEACYALENLASDEGMPVLKEK; encoded by the coding sequence GAGACTCGAATGGTGGCGGTCGAGGGAAGCCGCGACGATCAACACGGTCTCAACGGCATTCTGGCAGTGATTCCCAAAAGAGAAATATTAAGACGCGGCACTTTCACAATCCGTACAACTTCGTCCCGGCGCCGCCGCGCGACACGTTGGATCCGGAGCTGGGTGATCATCCCCCCGTGAGTCAAGACAGCTTCGAGCCGGCTTTGTACACCGGTCGTATCGGTATTCGACTGGTGGCGAAGACGCCTTTGTTGGTACCGGACATAGAGAACGCGCAGGAGAGTCCGAACGGCCACAAGACCTTTCCGCTATTGTTGAGTACAGACGGAAAACCCTCAATTCCGGCGTCAGGTATTCGCGGCATGCTCCGTTCGGCCTATGAGGCCATCACCAACTCCCGCTTCGGGACCTTTTCGAACGAGCTGCGTAGTCGGCTTGCGTTTCGAATGAATGCAAGTGATGGATTGCGACTGATCCCGGCACGTGTCGAGAGCGGTGAGATTCGGCTTATGACAGGCGTCTCCAAAATTGCTCGGGATGGGCAGCTTGACCAGGGCGACCCTCAATATGCGGCATGGCTTGGACGTTACCGGAATGGACAGCTCGACAGCCGTGCAATGCGCTATCCTGATGGTAGCCTGCCGGCCCACGGCGACGCTGTTGAGTGCTGGTTGGAGCGCTTTCAGCATCATCGTTGGAATCGAAGACGTAAGAGGCATACCAAAGATTTCCAATACGTGAAGGTCCGCGCCATTATTCGGCAAGGTGAACAGCTGGGGGCAATGCCGGAGCCGAGCCAAGGGGCTCAGGTTAGAGGCCGCTCCTGGCATGAGCCTCTTGGCTCGCCGCTCATACGCGTTAAAGGCTGGGTGTGCATCACGAATGCCAATATTAATCGCAAGCACGATGAGCGTGTTTTCTTCAGTTCCGACACGAGCCACACGCCCAATACATTCTCGTTGAAGAACAGTCATCGCGACTTGTGGCGCGAGTTGATCCAGAACTACCAATCGATCCACCAAGACGACCTGCGTCGCCGAAGGCAAAACGGACAGGCATTCGACGAATACCTTGGACGGGAGCCAGGAAAGACCGGATGGTCCCGTCACATCTACACCTCCTCCGACGTGGATTTGAAAGACGGTACCCTCTGTTATGTACGACTCAACGACCAGCAGACGGATGTGGAGGCTATCTTCCCGGTTATGATCGCGCGCGAACTTTATCCGGTCTCTCCCTGGGAGCTGCTGCCGGCGTCGCTGCGGCCCGCCACGAGCCTCGATGAACTCTCGCCTGCGGACCGTGTATTCGGGTGGGTGCGAGCAAAACGAGGGGCGCAGGGGGCTGGGGCCGTTCGAGGCCTTCTTCGCGTCGGTCCGGTGACCTGCATGTCGGCTGTCGAGGACGCAGTCGAGACGTTCCCCCACCCGGGCGTGCCCCTTGCGATCCTTTCAGCGCCGAAGCCCCAACAGGGGCGTTTCTATGTTGCCCGGGACTCAAGTGGAGAAGCGCAGAAGGATAGCTTGGCCAAGAATAAATCTGGCTACTCCCGGGGAAAGGGACTTCGAGGGCGCAAGGTATATCCCCACCAGAGGAGTCTTTCGCAAGCGCACTGGCAAGAGCCACTGGAGGACAGAACTCAAACAGGTATCGGGAGCCCGGCGCACTATCAGGAATACCGTCGTCCGCAACGTGGTGGCGAAGAACAGCGTGATGATCAGAACCGTTCCATTCTGGGTTGGGTCAAGCCTGGTGCCGAATTCCGGTTCGATATTCATGTCCACAATCTGTCGCGGGTCGAACTTGGGGCTCTTGTCTGGCTACTGTCCTTGCCGTCTGAATACTTCCTTCGCTTTGGAGGCGGCAAACCATTCGGTTTCGGGAGCGTCCGTCTTGAGGTCGACACGTTCGATGTCCGAAGCGGTGACAATCTGAGGAATCATTACTCAAGCTGGATGGTCGATTCCGTAGGGACCAATGTTCATCAGGTTTCAAAGGAAGCGTTCCAGCGAGCGATCCTTCAAATCTATTCCACGGATGGCCAGACAAACGTTGATGAAGTGTCATTTATCAAAGCATTTCTCACGGCGTGTCGAGGTCACAAGGATAATCTTCCAACCCATTACCCTCGTGCCACTGTGGAGGGGCTGCCGGGGCCGCCGAACCCAGCCGGCGAGTCTTTCAAGTGGTTCGTTGCGAACGAACGGCAGGAGGCGTGTTATGCGCTAGAAAATCTAGCGAGCGACGAGGGAATGCCCGTGCTGAAAGAAAAATAG
- a CDS encoding DUF2325 domain-containing protein, which produces MSSDEPMAVVATEVEARGAGLPAELLAEVGPLVWRVRALRARQAIGYDEACRSARGARAHRGELQELDALLEGLLAELGARVFDHLEDGGWGGGLSRAAGDEEDEAPAEEAPEEGAERQQGAPPTAEPPPPPERARGLRVPTRLIGGQVRAGAASGAPTRAELVAHLLPDVREQLGAPPRRVRTYTETVGELGRLKAATEDEALCRWEQLPAEVQVVLAGFIVARFRHLQEETPADCRGVVEGDRHALTVIQSLRAHVGQGHVGYVHGLARDHGPERGSWAADAVHYHRELARQAHEYYGEPLEEARRAINPERALGRIRALIDQEPSVDRICALVEDVLRSPGGLRGDDPRLVRLMRPFRDHLSGASLSRLRQAIDAHDAAQQAEPEFEEGLLPPDWPWREAIRRSRVVMVGGDSRPGAQARIEQIFEPASFEWITVNGGENVRQVQALAGRMQQGSVDVVILLTAFVSHKISDQVTEAAGKSNGVHLVYINRGYGIARLRQGFEDFVPCEPLGADPA; this is translated from the coding sequence ATGAGCAGCGACGAGCCCATGGCGGTGGTGGCGACCGAGGTTGAGGCGCGGGGGGCCGGGTTGCCGGCGGAGTTGCTGGCGGAGGTGGGTCCGCTGGTCTGGCGAGTGCGGGCGCTGCGGGCGCGGCAGGCGATTGGTTATGACGAGGCGTGTCGGAGCGCGCGGGGGGCGCGGGCCCATCGGGGGGAATTGCAGGAGCTGGACGCGTTGCTGGAGGGGCTGTTGGCCGAGCTCGGGGCGCGGGTCTTTGACCACCTGGAGGATGGGGGGTGGGGCGGGGGGCTCTCGCGCGCGGCGGGGGATGAGGAGGATGAGGCCCCGGCGGAGGAGGCGCCGGAGGAGGGGGCGGAGCGTCAACAGGGCGCGCCACCCACCGCCGAACCCCCCCCACCCCCCGAGAGGGCGCGCGGGCTGCGCGTGCCCACTCGCCTCATCGGTGGGCAGGTGCGGGCGGGGGCGGCGAGTGGGGCGCCGACGCGGGCGGAGCTGGTGGCGCATCTCTTGCCGGATGTGCGCGAGCAGCTCGGGGCGCCGCCTCGCCGCGTGCGCACGTACACCGAGACGGTGGGGGAGCTGGGGCGCCTGAAGGCCGCCACCGAAGACGAGGCGCTCTGCCGCTGGGAGCAGCTGCCGGCCGAGGTGCAGGTGGTGCTGGCGGGGTTCATCGTGGCGCGCTTTCGTCACCTGCAAGAGGAGACTCCGGCCGACTGCCGGGGCGTGGTCGAGGGGGACCGCCACGCGCTCACGGTGATTCAGAGCCTGCGTGCGCATGTGGGGCAGGGGCACGTGGGCTATGTGCACGGGCTGGCGCGCGACCACGGGCCCGAGCGGGGGAGCTGGGCCGCCGACGCTGTGCACTACCACCGGGAGCTGGCGCGTCAGGCCCATGAGTACTATGGCGAGCCGCTGGAGGAGGCGCGTCGGGCGATTAATCCGGAGCGGGCGCTCGGGAGGATTCGTGCGCTGATCGACCAGGAACCCTCGGTGGATCGCATCTGTGCGCTGGTCGAAGACGTGCTCCGCTCGCCAGGGGGCTTAAGAGGCGATGACCCCCGGCTGGTGCGGCTGATGCGGCCCTTTCGCGACCACTTAAGCGGGGCGTCACTGTCCCGGCTGCGTCAGGCCATCGACGCCCATGACGCCGCGCAGCAGGCCGAACCGGAGTTTGAGGAGGGCCTCTTGCCGCCGGACTGGCCCTGGCGCGAGGCGATCCGGCGCTCGCGGGTGGTGATGGTCGGAGGCGACAGCCGCCCCGGGGCCCAGGCGCGCATTGAGCAGATCTTTGAGCCGGCGAGCTTTGAGTGGATTACGGTAAACGGCGGGGAGAATGTGCGGCAGGTGCAGGCGCTGGCGGGGCGGATGCAGCAGGGGAGCGTCGATGTGGTGATCCTGCTCACGGCCTTCGTCAGCCATAAGATCAGCGACCAGGTCACCGAGGCCGCGGGCAAGTCCAACGGGGTGCACCTGGTCTACATCAACCGCGGCTACGGCATCGCCCGGCTGCGTCAGGGGTTTGAGGACTTCGTCCCCTGCGAGCCCCTCGGCGCCGACCCGGCCTGA
- a CDS encoding ArsR/SmtB family transcription factor — MTPRPARTFKNAAYGHLARVGKALASPARLEILELLAQAPASVDALASEVGQSVANTSHHLQALKRAHLVRSERQGVQRIYHLADEDVAGLLRQLQAVAAHHVGELQELTRAYFEGGEGLEALDGPALLEKLRADEVTLIDVRPEHEYLAGHLPGALSMPLSELETRLESLPRGRTIVAYCRGPYCTFSAEAVSRLRARGYDARRSEVSVQDAVLLGGGAR, encoded by the coding sequence ATGACTCCCCGTCCCGCACGAACCTTCAAAAACGCCGCCTACGGGCACCTGGCCCGGGTGGGTAAAGCGCTCGCCAGTCCGGCCCGTCTCGAAATTCTAGAACTCCTGGCGCAGGCGCCGGCCAGCGTGGATGCGCTGGCCAGCGAGGTGGGCCAGAGCGTGGCCAACACCTCGCACCACCTGCAGGCGCTGAAGCGCGCGCACCTGGTGAGAAGCGAGCGCCAGGGGGTGCAGCGCATCTACCACCTGGCCGATGAGGATGTGGCCGGGCTCTTAAGGCAGCTCCAGGCGGTGGCCGCGCATCATGTTGGCGAGTTGCAGGAGCTGACGCGGGCGTACTTTGAGGGGGGTGAGGGGTTGGAGGCGCTGGATGGGCCGGCGTTGCTCGAGAAGCTGCGGGCCGATGAGGTCACTCTGATCGACGTGCGGCCGGAGCATGAGTACCTGGCCGGGCACCTCCCCGGGGCGCTCTCGATGCCCCTCTCGGAGCTCGAAACTCGCCTCGAATCTCTGCCCCGGGGGCGCACGATCGTGGCGTATTGCCGGGGGCCCTATTGCACCTTTTCGGCGGAGGCGGTGAGCCGCCTGCGGGCGCGGGGGTATGACGCGCGGCGCAGCGAGGTGAGCGTGCAGGATGCCGTGTTGCTGGGTGGAGGTGCGCGATGA
- a CDS encoding MFS transporter, which translates to MSVAPPVKLGLRENLAQFSLLVLVNAFVGAMVGMERSILPAIAEEEFELAARSAILSFIVVFGVTKALTNYMAGRWSDRFGRKRVLVAGWLVAAPVPFLLMWAPSWAWILGANVLLGVSQGLTWSTTVIMKIDLAGPRKRGLAMGLNEFAGYFAVALSALATGFLAAEYGLRPEPFYPGVAFVVLGTLLSVLVVRETKHHVAQEAASVANASGPHAELSAREVVMRTSLRDRDLSSVSQAGMINNLNDGMAWGLFPLLFAAAGMSIAQIGTLAAIYPAVWGLGQLFTGAWSDKVGRKGLIVAGMWIQGVGIVMIALGSTFALYALGAVLLGLGTAMVYPTLLAAIGDVAHPSWRASAVGVYRLWRDMGYAVGAVLAGVLADAFGLSVATLAVAALTFGSGLVVALRMRETLQTEPRVALADGQP; encoded by the coding sequence ATGAGTGTGGCGCCGCCTGTTAAGCTGGGGTTGCGTGAGAACCTGGCGCAGTTTTCGTTGTTGGTGCTGGTCAACGCCTTTGTGGGCGCGATGGTCGGGATGGAGCGCAGCATCCTGCCGGCCATCGCCGAAGAGGAGTTTGAGCTGGCCGCGCGCAGCGCGATCCTCTCGTTCATCGTGGTCTTCGGGGTGACCAAGGCGCTGACCAACTACATGGCCGGGCGCTGGTCGGATCGCTTTGGGCGCAAGCGGGTGCTGGTGGCCGGGTGGTTGGTGGCCGCGCCGGTGCCCTTTTTGCTGATGTGGGCACCCTCCTGGGCCTGGATTCTGGGGGCGAACGTGCTGCTGGGGGTCAGCCAGGGGCTGACCTGGTCGACGACGGTGATCATGAAGATCGACCTGGCCGGTCCGCGCAAGCGGGGGCTGGCCATGGGGCTCAACGAGTTTGCCGGGTATTTTGCTGTGGCGCTCTCGGCGCTGGCCACCGGGTTTCTGGCCGCGGAGTACGGGTTGCGCCCCGAGCCCTTCTACCCGGGGGTGGCCTTTGTGGTGCTGGGCACGCTGCTCTCGGTGCTGGTGGTGCGGGAGACAAAGCACCATGTGGCTCAGGAGGCGGCGAGTGTGGCAAACGCCTCGGGCCCCCACGCAGAGCTCTCGGCCCGGGAGGTGGTGATGCGCACCAGCCTCAGGGATCGCGACCTCTCGTCGGTGAGTCAGGCCGGGATGATCAACAACCTCAACGACGGCATGGCCTGGGGGCTCTTTCCGCTGCTCTTTGCGGCGGCCGGCATGTCGATCGCGCAGATCGGCACGCTGGCCGCGATCTACCCGGCGGTCTGGGGGCTGGGGCAGCTCTTTACCGGGGCCTGGTCGGATAAGGTGGGGCGCAAGGGGCTGATTGTGGCCGGGATGTGGATCCAGGGCGTGGGCATCGTGATGATCGCGCTGGGGAGCACCTTTGCGCTCTACGCGCTGGGGGCGGTGCTGCTGGGCCTGGGTACGGCCATGGTGTATCCCACGCTGCTGGCGGCCATTGGCGATGTGGCCCACCCGAGCTGGCGAGCCAGCGCGGTGGGGGTCTACCGCCTCTGGCGCGATATGGGGTATGCGGTGGGGGCGGTGCTGGCCGGGGTGCTGGCCGACGCGTTTGGGCTCTCGGTGGCCACGCTGGCGGTGGCCGCGCTGACCTTTGGCTCCGGTCTGGTGGTGGCCCTGCGCATGCGCGAGACGCTCCAGACCGAGCCCCGGGTGGCCCTGGCCGACGGGCAGCCCTGA
- a CDS encoding cysteine desulfurase family protein: MHDALERPLYLDHNATTPLREEVIDAMLPYLREHWGNPSSGHVYGRRAKQAVEEARAQVAGLLGASPDEIVFTSGGTEANHLAIWGAVTRPGAGARIVTSCVEHPAVARPLAVLEEEGAEVHRLGVDALGQVCPQQAREALKGGAELLTVMHANNETGVLQPIGELAEYAHRAGALVHSDAAQSVGKVAVDVNALGVDLLSVAGHKLYAPKGVGALYVRRGVALRALMVGAGHEGGLRPGTENVASIVGLGEACARAQDDLEHEAMRQRRLRDTLFELLCRELPGVRLNGHPQERLPNTLSVRFDGVSGDALLAATPEVAASTGSACHQGQTRASAVILAMGVPAAQAAGTLRLSLGRATTAEEVERAARALITGWKRCAAPRG, translated from the coding sequence ATGCACGACGCTTTGGAACGACCGCTCTATCTGGATCATAACGCCACCACCCCGCTGCGCGAGGAGGTGATTGACGCGATGCTGCCCTATTTGCGGGAGCACTGGGGCAACCCGTCGAGCGGCCATGTGTACGGCCGACGCGCAAAGCAGGCGGTGGAGGAGGCCCGCGCGCAGGTGGCCGGGCTGCTGGGGGCCTCGCCAGACGAGATCGTGTTTACCTCGGGGGGGACCGAGGCCAACCACCTGGCGATCTGGGGAGCGGTGACTCGCCCGGGGGCCGGCGCCCGGATCGTCACCTCGTGTGTGGAGCATCCGGCGGTGGCCCGTCCGCTTGCGGTGCTGGAGGAGGAGGGGGCCGAGGTGCATCGCCTGGGCGTCGACGCGCTGGGGCAGGTCTGCCCGCAGCAGGCTCGCGAGGCCTTGAAGGGGGGCGCCGAGCTCTTGACGGTGATGCACGCCAACAACGAGACCGGGGTGCTCCAGCCCATCGGCGAATTGGCCGAGTACGCGCATCGGGCCGGGGCGCTGGTGCATAGCGACGCGGCGCAGTCGGTGGGCAAGGTGGCCGTGGATGTGAACGCGCTGGGCGTCGACCTGCTCTCGGTGGCCGGCCATAAGCTCTACGCCCCCAAAGGGGTGGGCGCGCTCTACGTGCGCCGGGGTGTGGCGCTGCGCGCGCTGATGGTCGGGGCCGGGCACGAGGGGGGGCTGAGGCCCGGCACGGAGAATGTGGCCTCGATCGTGGGGCTGGGGGAGGCCTGCGCGCGGGCCCAGGACGATCTGGAGCACGAGGCCATGCGCCAGCGCCGGCTGCGCGACACGCTCTTTGAGCTCCTGTGCCGGGAGCTCCCCGGGGTGAGACTCAACGGCCACCCGCAAGAGCGCCTGCCCAACACGTTGAGCGTGCGCTTTGACGGGGTCAGCGGTGACGCTCTGCTGGCGGCCACCCCCGAGGTGGCGGCCTCCACCGGCTCGGCCTGCCATCAGGGGCAGACCCGGGCCTCGGCGGTGATTCTGGCGATGGGCGTGCCCGCCGCGCAGGCCGCGGGCACCCTGCGCCTGAGCCTGGGGCGAGCGACCACCGCCGAGGAGGTGGAGCGGGCGGCGCGGGCGCTGATCACCGGGTGGAAGCGCTGCGCGGCCCCCCGGGGCTAG
- a CDS encoding aspartate aminotransferase family protein — MSPLSSAPTAPAPSSSAALLNELNTYVLAEPHPFVVDLARSEGMYLATLEGDRLFDWAGYYGAKLIAHNHPGLYEAEYTRRLVVAANNKIANPDFLTPECLEYYRTLHQLGPQCMQNPGLEVYAVNSGAEAVENMMKYLINLHHQRLLSEGKTPRARRFVYFDQAFHGRTVFALNVTRVSHDPVMTKDFQGLIPGNLQVPFPALDTTESEAETREKVARCLTILENLFEHYRDEIVAVILEPIQGAGGHRVAPRSFFQQLSELCHTHQIPLAFDEVQTAGGATGTFFTIDGFDLPHPPQAVASGKKLGNGVVYMLNRMDDLGVLDSTWGGTLADMVRFVQEYAIVRREGLIEKVPTLGALLVETLQGLAERFPELMYNVRGYGLYQGFSMRTPGLKQTLIQRARDREKLLLLGAGADTIRLRPHLHVSEEDIHTLGAMLERLLTELS, encoded by the coding sequence ATGTCCCCTCTTTCTTCTGCCCCGACCGCCCCGGCGCCCTCCAGCAGCGCCGCGCTCCTCAACGAGCTCAACACCTACGTGCTGGCCGAGCCCCATCCCTTTGTCGTCGATCTGGCGCGCTCCGAGGGCATGTACCTGGCCACGCTGGAGGGCGATCGCCTCTTTGACTGGGCCGGCTACTACGGCGCCAAGCTCATCGCCCACAACCACCCCGGACTCTACGAAGCGGAGTACACCCGGCGTCTGGTGGTGGCCGCCAACAACAAGATCGCCAACCCCGACTTCCTCACCCCGGAATGCCTCGAGTACTACCGCACCCTCCACCAGCTCGGCCCGCAGTGCATGCAGAACCCGGGGCTGGAGGTCTACGCGGTGAACTCCGGCGCCGAGGCCGTCGAAAACATGATGAAGTACCTGATCAACCTTCATCATCAGCGCCTGCTCTCCGAGGGTAAAACACCCCGGGCCCGGCGTTTTGTGTACTTCGATCAGGCCTTCCACGGGCGCACCGTCTTTGCCCTCAACGTCACCCGCGTCTCCCACGACCCGGTGATGACCAAAGACTTTCAGGGGTTGATCCCGGGCAACCTCCAGGTGCCCTTCCCCGCGCTCGACACCACCGAGTCCGAGGCCGAAACCCGCGAGAAGGTCGCGCGCTGCCTGACCATCCTGGAGAACCTCTTTGAGCATTACCGCGATGAGATCGTCGCGGTGATTCTGGAGCCCATCCAGGGGGCCGGCGGCCACCGGGTGGCCCCGCGCTCCTTCTTCCAACAGCTCTCCGAGCTCTGCCACACCCACCAGATCCCCCTGGCCTTTGATGAGGTGCAGACCGCCGGGGGCGCCACCGGAACCTTCTTCACCATCGACGGCTTCGATCTGCCCCACCCCCCGCAGGCCGTGGCCAGCGGCAAGAAGCTGGGCAACGGGGTGGTCTACATGCTCAACCGCATGGACGACCTGGGCGTGCTCGACTCCACCTGGGGCGGCACCCTGGCCGACATGGTGCGCTTTGTTCAGGAGTACGCCATCGTGCGCCGCGAAGGCCTGATCGAGAAGGTCCCCACCCTGGGAGCCCTGCTGGTGGAGACCCTCCAGGGGCTGGCCGAGCGCTTCCCGGAGCTGATGTACAACGTGCGCGGCTACGGCCTCTACCAGGGCTTCTCGATGCGCACCCCGGGACTCAAGCAGACGCTGATCCAGCGCGCCCGCGATCGCGAAAAGCTCCTGCTCCTGGGAGCCGGCGCCGACACCATTCGCCTGCGCCCCCACCTCCACGTCAGCGAGGAGGACATCCACACCCTGGGCGCGATGCTGGAGCGCCTGCTCACCGAGTTGAGCTAG